The sequence gtgccaggatgTTTTCAGGGgtgaactcatttaattcttcatACAGTGCTGGTAGGAAGCTGCTACCATCAacaccattttacagagaggaaactgaggctcagagaggggaagtgacatTCCCAAGGTCATGTGGCCTGTGTCCTAAAGCACCACGCCACACTGTCCAATGAGCATGTTCATTCTGAGTGAGGAAACTGGACTAAATCGGAGGATTGATTGCAAGGTGGTGACCCCGGGGCAGAATCTGGAGCCCCACCTCATCTCCACCAGCACATGTGTTTCATTCAATtctattaaactttttaaagaaccagcttttggtttcattggtttttctctattgcttgcccatttctattttattgatttccactCTTTATTCTTTGGGCTTAATTTGTGCTGATTTTTCTAGCTTCCTAAGGTGAAACTTTAGATCAGGCATTGGCATGCTTTTGCTGTAAAGGgctaaacagtaaatattttaggctttgggggccagatggtctctgttgcaatGCAATTCTGCCATtgcagcatgaaagcagccacagggAAGGTGTAAGCACAGGAGTGTGGCTGGActtggcccatgggccatagtttgcggATTTCGTTTTTCTTGTCTTCTAGTGCAAGCATTTAAAGCTATACATtgtcctctaagcactgctttagctgcactGCACACATTTTTCATATGTTGTGTTGTATGCTCCATTCAAAGTACTTTCTAGTTTTGTTTGTGACTTCTTCGACTGAAGCTGGGTCACAGCTGCCTACCTGCCAGCTCACTCACCTGTGTTACCTGCCTGCCCTGAGTGGTGGCTGAGTTTAAGGCTCTTAGAAGTCAATGTTAAGCTACTTCAGCAACTCAAAGGCCTACCTTCCCTGGGACTGAAAGCCTTCTATTAGTCAACACATACTgattgagctcctactatgtgccaggcattttcctAAGTACCAGCTATACAGTGGTGAATGAGGCAGCTACAGTAGGGTTCCCACTGGGCCCTAGAGTCACCCCGAGTCAGGAACTCTGCTCCATTTCTCCACAGCCCGTTAAACAGCCCCACCATCCATCTACTTACTGGCTGTGGCCAAAAACCTAGGAGTCATCTTagacttctctccttccccaaacCAATTCATCAAGTCTTGCCAGCCTTTCTCCAAAATGGATCTGAAATCTGTTCACTTCTGTCCATCCCACGACCTCTCTCTAATCCGTTCCTCCAGCGGTAGCCAGTGATCTCAAGGCTTAAATCAGGCCATGTCTCTCCTTGGTGTGAAACTCTGCCATTGCTGCCCATAGCCCTGAGGGTAAAAGTCAAATTGCTCTTTAGGGCCTAAAGGCCCTGCACCATCTGCCTGTGTCCACCAGCTCCTCCTGCACTCCCCTCACTCACTCTGATCCAGCCACACAGGGTTCCTTGCTCTTCTTGGAACAAGTCACGtgagttcatttattcattcaacaaatgcttaaTGAACTACTGTGAATCAGGCCCTcctctaggtgctggggacacagtatGGAATGAGCTTGAGCAGTTGACATTCTAAGGAAGGGACATGATgaaaaaacaaggaaggaaacaaagaaaaagatgatgaGGACTTCctcggcagtccagtggttaagacttcacgcttccaATACAGGgcgtgcaggttcgatccctggtcggggaactaagatcctgcgtgctgcgtGGCGTggtcaagaaataaataaaataaaatagaattttttttttttaaaagaagatgatgACAGGTGTTAAGATTTTAAGGATTAAGAAGGAAGTACCCAGGAGGATGTGGTGGAGGCTGTCTGGGGCTGCGTTTTTAATGATGATCTGGGAGGGCTTCACGGAGGAGGTGACATCCGATGGAGACCTTTCATTGATGGGCTTTTAATAGAAGACATCAGGATTCAGGTCAGGGGGAGAGGGTTGCACTGGGGGATTTCAAATGTCCCGTCCGGTGTTGAGGGTCACTGTCTCTTTTGCAACCTACTAGAAACACAGGTgctggggtcaggggagggagCACTTCTCCCCCGCCTTGCAGGAGGGGTGGTGCTGCCTGCGTCTGGTCTGGGTCTTGCCTAACACATGTTGTGGCAACCACTGGGTGGAATCACCCTTTGTCCAGTCCTAACTGAATTTCCTGAAGGAATCCACACCCTCACCCTTTCTCCAGGGACACAGAGTTAGTGCCCTGCAGTGCCAGCCAAGTGCCACCTTCCCAGGGGCTGGTCATCTCAGCTTTTGGGCCTGTGATGTGAGCCCCTGAGCAGTGCTATCTTTAACCTCAGGCCGGGACGCTCTGCTCACTGTAAACACTGCTCAGATAACAGTCCTGGAATCCCACGGGGGCGACAGGCTCCGTGCATGGCAAAGCCATCGGGGCTGCTCCCAAGTGGTTAGGGGGGGACTGAAAGCCCCAGAGGCAagaggcattcattcattcactcaccacATGGGTCACTCAGTGGGGACCAACACAGACCCTCCCAGGGCTCCAGAAGGTCTGAGAAAGGCATTAACCAAGTAGACAAGCCAATGAGCAGAAAGAACTTCAGGCCCTGATTTCAGTTCTGCAGAGGCAGGAAGTGGGGTAGGGAGTGACAGTGAGTAGGGGCAGTGGCTCCCACTTGTGGGGTGGGCTGCACACTTTTGACACCCTCAATCTTGGGTCTCAGCCTTGACCCCGGTGAGCTCGGGCAAACGCCACTCCCTCTGAGCCCTGGTCTGCTCACCTATCAGCAAGGTGGGTCACcatcctggctgtgtggccttgggcaggcaACTGGCCTCTCTGAGCTTGTCTTGTCACTGGTAATGTGCAGGTAATCACTGACCCAGGCTGAGTCAGCCAGCACGACCCATTCCTGGGCTACTACGATTGGTCCAATTCCAGTGACCATCAGGACTTTGGCTGGCGTATGCCATTCTGCCGGCTGCCACGGCGGGACCCAGGAGGAAGCAGATCATTCCTAAGTTCTGAGCTGCTACATCAGTCCTCACTGGAAACCTGCCTGAGCTTTAAGATGGCTTTCTCTGGAGAGTCTCAGGCAAAAGTCACAATTCTCAGGTGTGAGCCTTCAAAGAAAGCACGTGGCCCAGATCGGTTTCCCTCTTCGGCGACTCCCGACAAATACAATCTCTTaatagcctcagtttcccccatttGCAAGATAGGAATAATGGTACTTATTTTCCAGGGCTGCTGTTGGCAGCCCACCCAAGCACACAGAATGGTGCCTGCCATCCAGTcagggctcaataaatgctgctggTCTACATGTTTCCTGAGAGCATCTGCTGACTCAAAATCCACTCTTTCAGGGCAACAACCATATATTCACACCATAGCTGAGTGGGTGTTAGCTGGTAAGTGTGGTTGGGGCCCAGTGAAACCAGGAGTTGGCGAGACCACAGCATGGTCTCCCCACTGTCTCAGGAGCTAAGGACGCAGGGGAGATGACTGGTCTCAAGTATAGCTGGCTCAATCCTCCCCCCGCCTCCAAGGGGGCTCGAaccctgcctggcacacagtgggcccTCAGGAAACACTCAATGACCCACCACCAGGGCACTGCTGTTGGGGAGGGTTGACACTGTGAATGTGGGAGAAAACCAATTTAACCAGCGAGACGGCAGGACAAAGGGAGGGGTAGGGGCATGTCAACTTCATGCACAGACCTCCTGGGCCAGAGGGTCCATGGGCTCCATTGGGGGTCTCTGCGAAGCAGGGCTGAGCTAGGGGCCTTCCTGTTTCCTGAGCCCTTCCTCGCCTTTCCTGAAGGTCAAGCCCTCTTTTCTGTGGCAACCCTCCTGAAAAGCAGGGCTTTTGACTAAggcagtgggtttttttttttccctgcagtaATACATCTTCCTAATGCACTCTGACACAAAGCCCCAGGACACAAACCGAAACTCGGGTGGGAGCCATTAGCCTTTACGTGGACCTTCTACACCCGGTGGCACActctccctgccttctcccccaTCTAGCCTGTGCGGGACTGCCAGGCGGCCCCCTCCCCGTGTCATCCTTTTAACAACATCAGTAAGAGACTCGCAATGGACACTGCCTCGTTTCTTTATTCCGGCCTTTGGGAGGGACAGTGACAGCATTTCCCACCTTGACGGAAGGCGAAACCTGGTCTTTCCTTGTAAAGAAAGAATGTCCTAACTAACACTGCAAATCCAAACGAGACCTAGGTCCCTCGGTGGGGCGGGACATCCAGGGACCCGATGTGGCTTCTGGAGGCTTCTGTGTAGCTGCCCCTCGACAAGGCTGCGGGAGAGGCGCGGGGTGGGAACGACCTCTCTCCTGAGTCGGCGGGCAGCTGCTCCCGTCCTCTTCTGCTCTCCCAACATGCCAAGATCACTCTCCTGCTGGCAGCCGGGGCGGATGGAGGATGCCCCCGAGGGAATCTCGCTGGGGCGGGTTCTCTGGCAGGGGCGCTGGACGCCCCGAAGGATGGCAGACCAAGACTTTGTACCACCTTAGTTGGCAACCCATTCCCAGCATCCAGCGTCTCATCTAGCTGACTTAGTGGCTTAACGGTGTACTTGGCATTGTCTCAGGGTCACCTGGATCCAGTTCCCCAAGCAGCTAAAAAATGGCTACAGCCACTTGGGTTGCTCGCCACACACCTGTGCCCTCCGGTGTGATTTGTGAGGCAGAAGTGACCTGCAGTTTTAACTTGGAAATTGTGAAAACCAAAGCCCAAACCAACCACGCTAGCTCTTGCTGGGTGGGAAGCGGCCGGCAGCCCTGCTCCTTCAGTGTTTGGCCGGCTCCTCGTTTGGAAAATTACTTCTTCTAGGGTGAACGGGAAGTCGGGCGGCCCAAGTAAAAGGCAAACGAGTGAAGTGTTCAGAAAGGTACCGTCACCCTCGTTTTGGGGACTGATAGGCCGGGATGGCCCCTCCCTCCGTCAACTCTTCACACAACGAAGCTCACTCCTCCTGCCGGCCGTGGCCATCTCAGGCACGACAAAACTCTCGCTGCGTCAAGTGAACTTAGCCCGACAAACCAaaatcttacaaaaaaaaaaaaaaaagtatatggcaGCAAAACCTCAGGACTCCTGAGCCACACCTGTAACCTGCCCGCTTAGTAAATAAACGGAACACCAAACCACAAAAGCTACGCAAAGGGCAGGCCGCCCCCCGCAGAGAGCCCGGCCCACAGCAGGGCGGAGGGAGCTGGTGCAAACGTGCTGTAGGGGGCGAGTCTCCCACTCCCCCTCCGCCCGGGGACCCCCAGTCCTAACACTGCACTGGGCGGCTGGGTCTATCCGGCCATGTAAGGGGCAGAGGCCTGACCCGACTCTCCGTTTCTTCTTGCATTTCTAGCAGGGGAGGATGGCGATGGCTTCAATCCCTCTGCCTCCGGGTCAGGAGACCCTCAGACCCTCAGAAACCCAGGCAGACAGGACTAAGGTGCGGGAGGTTGAGCGTCTTCTCCCTGTTGAGGATGGGCGCGCGCGCGCGGGCTCCTCGAGAAAGTCCTTTCTCCTAGCGCGTGATCCTGAAGGCTTCTAGCACCGACAGCTCGCTgactcctttcccctctccctgcggaggggagggggccgTGGAGGCGGGAAAGCCCTTCCCCCCGTTCCAGCTACCGGAAGTGCTCCCCGACGGGGCGGGGACAGATGCAGGTCCCGCCCCTCCCAGGTTCTCCTCTGGGCCCTGTTAGTGCAGCTCGATGAAAGCCTCCAGCTCCTCGGGGATGAAGCCCTTGTAGGGGATCTTGTTCTTGTCCAGGGCGCGGGCCGCAAGGCACTGCAGGGTCACGTAGTTGAAAGGCTGAATGGTGCTCTTGGCTAGCAGCTTCTCGTCCAGCAGCTCGTAGGCTGTCTTCTTGAAGGCGTTGGTGGCGTCCATGTGGGCCCCCGCCTCGATCAGGGCGTTCATGATCCCCGGGCAGTTGTTCTGCGCCGCGATGTGCAGCGGGGTGTTGTTGTCAAAGTCCCGGCTGTCTGGGTCGGCCCCGCAGTCGAGCAGCACCTTGACCACCTGGAGGGAGGGGAACCTGCCCACCGGGTAGCGGCCCACGTTCGTGGTCTCCGCGTCCACGGCCATGTGCAGAGGGGTGAAGCCGTTCTTGCCGCGGGGGGCGCACTTGAGCAGCCGGTAGACCTTCTGGTGCTTCAGGTGCTCCTGGTCAGGCGTGCACTCCACTTTCTCCAGCAGGTAGAGCAGGTGGAGGATGATGGCCAGGGCCTTGGTGAACTGGGCCGAGTCCCCGGGCTCCTTGGGCAGCTGCAGAGCCCGCTCCACTTCCCGGACTCCTTTGCACAGCACCCCCATGAGGTCTGCAAAGCCGACTGGAGTGCCCAGGCTGCCCTTGGCCGAGCGGTCCTGGAGCACGTAGGAGAAAAGTTCGGCAAAGGAGAGGAAGCTGCTGGCGGTCATGGGGCTCAGAGGCTCGAGGTTGTTCTGCTGCATGTCTAGGGCGTACTTCCACAAGCGGATGCAGCGCTCGAAGTTGCCTGAGTCGGCGTACACCGCACCCCGGTACCGAATATAGTAGGAAGTGTCTGGGTGGGAGGGACCCAGGATGCGCTCTCGGATCAACAAGGCCTGCATGCGCATCTCATCCGGGTCGGTGATAAGCGCCTCCAATTCCTCGGCGGTGTTCACCTCCCTGGAATAGTCATAGGCGAGGACCAGCTGCGAGGGCTCGGGTTTGGGCAGATACGCGCCCCCCTGGTGACGAAGCTCCATGGCCCGTCTCCAGTGTTTCAGGGCCCCGAGCAGATCTCGTTTCTTATCCACGTAGGTGGCTCCCAGCAACTCCAAGGCTTCCACGGCGGCTTCCCGGCTGGTGGGGCAGCAGCTCTCGAACGATTCCTCACTCAGGGATTCCTCTGGGGAGGAGCTGCCGCAGCGGGCGCCCTGGGGCTGCGCGCACGCCACGCCGGCGGAGGGGCCTTCTCGGGCCAGCCCTGGCCTCGCTTCCTCCCCAGCGGGCTGCTCCTGGATGAGGTACTCCACGATGTTGGTGTGGCCCGTCACGCTGGCCGCCAGCAGCGGGGTCATGCCGTAGCCGTCCCGTTCCATGCGGGCGTTGCACCCGAGCAGCAGCTGCAGGATCTCCAGGCTGCCGGACTCGGCGCAGTCGTGCAGGGCCGTATTGCCTTTGGCGCTGCGCCGGTTTACCTGGGCGCCCTGCTCTAGCAGGTAGCGGGCGATCTCGCGGTGACCCTTGTAACAGGAGATCATGAGGCACGTGTGACCGTGCCGGTTGGCCACCTCCAGGTCGGCCTGGTGCTCGCCCACCAAGTAGCGCACCACCTCCAGGTGCCCGTCGAAGCAGGCGGCGCGCAGGGGCGTCGAGTTGGTGCGCGTGGTACGGTTCACCGAGGCCCCACGGCGCAGCAGGCTCCGCACCACGTCCAGGTGGCCGGCGGCCGAGGCGGCCCACAGCGGCGGAGCACCCTCGATGGTCTCGCCATCGAAGTGCACCGAGCCGCCCGCCTCCACGCTCGCGCCGCACCGGTCCACCAGGTACTCGACCACGTCCAAGTGGCCGTAACGGGCGGCGATGAGCAGCGGCGTCCCCCCGCTGGCCACCTCGCCCGTCAGCTCTTCCAGCTCCTCCCGGCTCCGGCCGCTGAGCAGCTTCTGAAGCAGCTGCAGCTTGCCGTCGCGGGCGGCGTTGTACACGGCGGTGTGGAGGTCCATGGTCCGGGCCTCCGCCAGGCCATGGGCCAGCCGCCGGGGTACTGGGGGACGGGGCGGGGGACAGCGGACTAGCGCCCGGAGGAACACGGGGCAACCTTCACCGTCTCCCCCGCCGCCATCTTAGGGGCTTCTGGGGCGGAACAAAATGGCTGCCGCGACCTGGTTCCATTGGAGGCTGGAAGGGTGCAGGGAAATGTAGTTCTCTAAGCCGGCACATTCCATGAAACAGAAAAGGAACGGTAAGGTATTAAAACTACAACTCCCAGAAGGCCGAGGGCCAGCGGCGGCGAAGTGGTATCACGATGCATGGCGGGAACGGCAGTTCCAATCACAGCCAATTGTGGCGGAAACTCCTCCCTCGAGGACTACCACTCCCGTCATGCAATGCTATCGCGATGGCTTGTGGGACCTGGGAAAGTTTGGCTACGTACTTCCTGTGGCTGTCACTGTACCGGAACCGACGGAAACGCAGACGCAGGCCAAAGGAGTACGTTCCGCAAAAGGCAGGGAGAGCGACTCGGAGCCAACCAGGAGCGAGAGCAAAGGCGAAGTCAGGCGAGTGGTCCGATTTGGGTTTCGCGAGGCCGAGCCGCTCACCGGCAGGGGGCGCTCGGGAGAGGCAGGAaagtggggcggggtggggacgTTAGGAGAGCAGGGAGTACAGGTGGCCCTAAGGTTCAGTGTCCGGCGCTCGTTCACttctcattcattcgttcattcattcacacactcatatgtttatttgctcaCTCATTAATACCctattaaaaatttagttttcctTCCTTCAACCCTCAACATCCTCAATACAAAATCTAAATTAATTTGCCTCAGCCCTTGGTCATTTGGCTGGGGAACTTCTCCAATATCATTGTGAGTAAACCTCTGGGGTTGGGGGCTTTGAGAATCTCAGTTACTTGCTCAAGGGCACAGGGCAAGTAAATGGCCTGgtcgggatttgaacccaggcagaagTGGCTAcgtaatttgcagggcccagtgcgATAGGAAAATGTAGAGCTCCTTGTCCAAAAGTGATGAAGAACTTCCCAACAAGGACAGCAGGGCATTAAACCAAGCGTGGGGCCCTTCTGAGCATGGGGTCCTGGGTGACTGCACACGTCGACACCTCCGTGAAGCCTGAGCCCCACCTCCAAAATCAGACCCTTACCCCCAACACTGTCTTGCCTCTAATTTGCTGCTGCCTGCTCCAGGGTTATTGAGGATTACTGGAAAGATGAAGGAGGTTGCTGTGTCCAGGAATGTTCGAGAAATGCATGGTGTTCTCTACCTCCCGACTTTTGtgtgtgctgttccctctgcttggaatgctgtTCCGTACCTTCTTCCCTTGGCTACATCTCGGGCCTTCTTCAGGCCTCAGCTGAGACTTCAGGTCTTCTTGGATGATTCCTTGACCTGGAGCTTACTGGGTGCCCTCCCTGGCACCACTGACGTTCTGCTTCGTGAATCTTAGAGAAATACTCTGTTCTAGTCAGTTCAGGGTGTTGTAacaaataccacaggctgggtggctatATTAGTCGGGattctctggagaaacagaaccCAGTAGgagataggtagacagatagatatgttactgaactcaggttcagctgctcgCTGTTCAAAAGCTAATACTCTAGTGGCAAatgtcagtagaaaggaaagatgctttattcagaaaagccagcaatttggggagaaggtggactcatgtctgGAGACCAACTCCagagattctgctcagccatgacaatttttagagggaaaaagggggaaatctcagttaatcattacGGTAGGATGTCAGcttctttgtccattttccaTTGTgtgcagactgctgacttctcctGATCTTATTTTGGATGGTGTCTTGCACGCGTGGTCCACCTGCCAATTTGCTATGGGGCAGCTGAGGTTAGAGAGTCAGtcattcattttttgttgtttttttaagatagattttattcatttttaaaattttgtttatttttggctgcgttgggtctttgttgctgcacatgggctttctctagttgcagcgagcggggggctactcttcgttgcggtgcgtgggcttctcattgcggtggcttctcttgttgtggatcacgggctctaggcgtgcgggcttcagcagttgtggcatgtgggctcagtagttgtggctcgtgggctctagagcgcaggttcagtagttgtggtgcacgggcctagttgctccgcggcatgtgggatcttcccggaccagggctgaaacccgtgtccccagcattggcaggcggattcttaaccactgcgccactagggaagccctagtcagTCATTCTTTAATCCTTCATTCTTACTCCTTCTAATCTAGGAAAGGAATCAACAGGTCAGGCAAGGCGTTATGTACACTTAGTAAAGCAAAAATCAGGAGTTAGAGTAAAATGTTACCTAGTGATCTCATTTTTATGATTAAGGTTTAAAGGGAACAGAAATAGACAAACAGGAAAGGGGCcaaagagctgcttacaaatTCCCACTTGTCAGACATCATTCCATTTCTGTGGGATTAAGGGCAAAGGTCCATCTTCCGTAACTTCTTCATGCTGACATAGGACGCTGTGTTTTCAGAGTGAAAGATGTCGACATGGGTCTGCAGCATCACTTTGCTGACAATTTTAGTCTCCTGCTTACATATAGGGGCAGAGCAAGCTATAATTATTCTAATGCCCACACAGATATAGATTATTGTGAGCAATAATGTTAATCCCATTCTTTCATCGGACATTGAGTCTGTGACTCTAGTGTCC comes from Tursiops truncatus isolate mTurTru1 chromosome 3, mTurTru1.mat.Y, whole genome shotgun sequence and encodes:
- the FEM1A gene encoding protein fem-1 homolog A, coding for MDLHTAVYNAARDGKLQLLQKLLSGRSREELEELTGEVASGGTPLLIAARYGHLDVVEYLVDRCGASVEAGGSVHFDGETIEGAPPLWAASAAGHLDVVRSLLRRGASVNRTTRTNSTPLRAACFDGHLEVVRYLVGEHQADLEVANRHGHTCLMISCYKGHREIARYLLEQGAQVNRRSAKGNTALHDCAESGSLEILQLLLGCNARMERDGYGMTPLLAASVTGHTNIVEYLIQEQPAGEEARPGLAREGPSAGVACAQPQGARCGSSSPEESLSEESFESCCPTSREAAVEALELLGATYVDKKRDLLGALKHWRRAMELRHQGGAYLPKPEPSQLVLAYDYSREVNTAEELEALITDPDEMRMQALLIRERILGPSHPDTSYYIRYRGAVYADSGNFERCIRLWKYALDMQQNNLEPLSPMTASSFLSFAELFSYVLQDRSAKGSLGTPVGFADLMGVLCKGVREVERALQLPKEPGDSAQFTKALAIILHLLYLLEKVECTPDQEHLKHQKVYRLLKCAPRGKNGFTPLHMAVDAETTNVGRYPVGRFPSLQVVKVLLDCGADPDSRDFDNNTPLHIAAQNNCPGIMNALIEAGAHMDATNAFKKTAYELLDEKLLAKSTIQPFNYVTLQCLAARALDKNKIPYKGFIPEELEAFIELH